The sequence TGTACATGTAGTCTTAGATTTGAATAATATTGCCAATCAGCTGACTGAATTGTAACCTGTCTCTGTATATAGGTCACTCCAGACCGCAGTCCTCCATGCCTGCCCCTCCAGGCTACACTCCACTGGAGCAGAATGAGTCTGTGAACCCTTTGCGTATCTCTGTAGGAGGCCTCCCCATGCTAGTATCCATGGCCAACCCCACTGACCCCCGGTTCCGCCTCAAGTGGAGGCCCATCGTGGTTGTGGCCGTCTCCCTGGCCCTAGTTCTGCTGCTCTTCATGCACTTTGGCTCAGGCCACTCGTACAGCTCTCAGTCCTGGAGGCCCTGTCGTGGCAGTGCAGTCAAGGACACTGATTCACAGTACAACGACACCTACCCTATAACTCCGCCTGAACGCACTTCGCAGGGGATGCGCTACCGCATCGGGGTCATCGCAGACCTGGACACGAACTCTGCCAGCGACAAGAAGCTGACATGGTTCAGCTACATGCGGAGGGGGTACCTGCTGGTGTCGCAGAGTGGAGATACGGTGGCGGTTGAATGGGACCCGGACAGGGTGGTGCTGGAGAGCCACCTGTCGGAGAAGGGGAGAGGCATGGAGCTGTCTGACCTGGTGGTGTTCAACGGAAAGCTCTACTCCGTCGATGACAGAACGGGCATCATCTACCATATAGATGGAGACAAGGCTGTGCCCTGGGTTATCTTGCCTGATGGGGATGGGAATGTTGCCAAAGGTATAATTATGGACTTTTTCTTATGCAGTACTTTGATAAGGTTTCAAACCATACCCTAACCATACCCTAATTTCTTTAGTTGGCACCTCCAAGGACCAACAGTATACCCTAACCTTTTAAAGCAGTCTACATTATTATTTCTCAagactttctgaaggtcttttaaagtaTTTCTTTGTGGTTTAAATGACTGTCAGAGAATCTGGACAATTGTTCACCTGGACCACTTAAACATTATCAGAAGATCTGATTCCTTGAAggagaaatgtaaagaaattagaaatgactcaagacttttgcacactACTTAAACTACAGTTTTAgtgaaaattatacatacagtgATCGTGGGGATGACTATTTCACCACAACAACAGCAAGTATGTTTTCAGAGAAGTCAAAGTGATGTTTTAAACCAAAGAACTCAAATTTTCAGcacggtggtggtagcattatgttgtggggctgttttgcaTTTTAGGAAGACTGTCTGCAAGTTTTTTTAATCCATCTCTCAAATCGACTGCTAGCAGGTTGAAACTTGTACACAACTGGGATTTCCAACAGGAATCCCAGTTGTgtcccaaacacacattaaaactgcTTTTGGATTGAAAAATGAAGGCTGACATTACGCTTCTGGAATCGCCAACGATCTCAACCCTGTGTAAAATTTGTGAACAATGTTTAAAAGCTGGGTCCTTCCTGGGAAACCAACCGATTTTAAATGTACTGTGAAAATTCTGTTGGAGAATTGGCCAaatatccatttagaaaatgccaAAAGCTCATTGATGGCTACAAAAGGTGTATGGTCAAGTGTAGTTTGCTGAAGGACTTAAATCACCTCAGTGTGGTGGAGAGTGTGTGCAAACTTTTAAACGTAGTTGTGCTTTCTCTTTGCAGGGTTTAAAGCGGAGTGGCTGGCAGTAAAGGACGAACACCTGTACGTAGGTGGTCTGGGGAAAGAGTGGACGACCACCGAGGGCGAGTTTGTCAACAACAACCCAGAGTGGGTTAAAGTGGTGGGTTTCAGGGGGGACGTGCAGCATGAGAACTGGGTACCCAGGTACAAATCTATGAAGTCAGCTGCGGGGATTGAGCCACCAGGTGAGGAACATctgttctttctgtttctgcccctgtttctctctctctctgcttcacTTCATTCACCCCTGATTCATCTCCGCAGGGTATTTTATCCACGAGTCGGCCGCCTGGAGCGACACCCTCCAGCGCTGGTTCTTCCTGCCTCGCCGCGCCAGCAAAGACCGCTATGAGGAGACGGCGGACGAGCGCCGCGGGACCAACCTCGTCCTGAGCTGCTCGCTAGATTTCAAAGACATCAAAGTGAGCCGCGTGGGGCCGCATCTCCCCACTCACGGCTTCTCCTCGTTCAAGTTCGTTCCCAACACGGATGACCAGATCATTTTGGCACTCAAGTCTGAGGAAGACGCAGGAAAGATCGCAACGTACATCACAGCCTTCACTCTTGATGGACGCATTCTCCTACCTGAGACTAAGATTGGGGATGTGAAATATGAAGGTGTAGAGTTTATATAGAAAGCTCAAAGATGGAGGTTCTTGCTCTTGAGGCCACTGCACTGTGGTTCAAGTTTGTTTACAATCCAGTCACTGTTGGACTTACCACACTTGCTGCTTCCTGAAAAACCCATCACCGAAACCCTTCAAGGCTTGTCTTCAATGCAGACAACAGACCTTAAGGCTTAGTCTGCAAAATATGTTCATCTTGTGAGTTTGGGGATTGTGTAAGACTCTTTAAGCATTGTCAGCTTGTTTTCTGAAAGGTGAAATGTGGCTTTTGAcagtactgttgcctttcttgCAATGAATGTATACAAAGAATTGATTTATAAAACTGTGAGTTGTTTTTAGTTTCAGTAAATGATGCAAATTCATTTACATACTGTACACTCTGAGCgttattttgttttctcctgCGCTCCAATGTAAACACTCTTATGCGTTTTTTCTCTCAACATGATCTGAAGGATGCTTTTATAAAACTGGAATTCTGCtgtgtgggattttttttttttctttttatttgatttttaagaAGTGGGGGGCTCACAGTAAAAGATTGATTTCTTATTCTCCGAATCTTGTCTCTTTACTTCAAGTGTGCATGTGAGAGGCAGACATTTCCAGCGAGACgtgttcaagaaaaaaaaaaacactgtcccTAAACAACTTTCAGATCCACAAGCAGTTTTGCAGTGGTTTGCTGGTTCCGctttaatgcaaaatgaaaCTTTGGGAAATTGGTGGGAGTAGTTGAGTGCAGCGACAGAATATATTCAGCATCCCCCTTTTACACTTGTCTTCAGCGGGAGTGAGGTTTGAGTTGCAGACCTAAAGAGGGAGAACAGTGGAGACTCAGAGGGATCAAAGGTAGGTACCTTTATTAGAGATAATGACCCAttatttagcctttaaatacataaatgtaatATATTTCGGAGAGAAGAATGTTTAAATTACTTAAATCCCCGTCGAATGTGTGTTTCTCATATGGCTCCTTTTTTCTACACTAGAATTTGGACATGTTCCCACATCACAATCTACTTGTTGCTTTTGTCCTTCTTCTCCTGTATGTCTCTGGAAGAGCATACAGGCTGGACATTCTTAGTAAGTCATCCCAGTTGCTTCTAATTTGTTTGGGGAAAAACAAATATTGCTAGTCATGCAAAATAAGCAATGCTtctgtgtgtaaaaaaaaaagattttttatatatatatatattttttttatgcatgtgCTGTAGGATGATATTGCTCTGGTTATGAGTCAAGAGTTGAGGATGAACTTTAGATtgtgtaaatatgtttaaaactgTTATGTGTCCTTGGTCTGTTTTTACTTTCAGAGAGAAACTCTGAGCCAAAGGAAGGTGATGTGAGGCTGTTTGGTTCTGAGAGCCCCTCAGAGGGCCGTGTTGAGGTCTACCATGATGGCAAATGGGGAACAGTGTGTGACGACAACTGGGACATGGCTGAAGCCCAGGTGGTTTGTCGTCAGCTCAACTTCCCCGGAGCCAAATCCACTGTCATTGGGAAGGACTATGGACAAGGTGACCTTTGCTTCCATTTATCTTCCACCAGATGGCAGTAAAGGGACTTCCATCAGTGGAGAGTTGTGATTCCAGAGCAACATTTTAATTCACTTCTCCTTCTaggtgtgtttttgttattgctCAAAGATTTGACATTTattccttttaatttttttttttgttgtcattttagcgacTGGACCCATTTGGCTGGATGACATTGCCTGTGAAGGGAAAGAGAGACAGCTAGTGTCTTGCCGATTCAGTGGGTGGGGAATAACTGACTGCAGCCATAA is a genomic window of Girardinichthys multiradiatus isolate DD_20200921_A chromosome X, DD_fGirMul_XY1, whole genome shotgun sequence containing:
- the LOC124863431 gene encoding soluble calcium-activated nucleotidase 1-like isoform X1 produces the protein MTRDKNSGGRRRRGHSRPQSSMPAPPGYTPLEQNESVNPLRISVGGLPMLVSMANPTDPRFRLKWRPIVVVAVSLALVLLLFMHFGSGHSYSSQSWRPCRGSAVKDTDSQYNDTYPITPPERTSQGMRYRIGVIADLDTNSASDKKLTWFSYMRRGYLLVSQSGDTVAVEWDPDRVVLESHLSEKGRGMELSDLVVFNGKLYSVDDRTGIIYHIDGDKAVPWVILPDGDGNVAKGFKAEWLAVKDEHLYVGGLGKEWTTTEGEFVNNNPEWVKVVGFRGDVQHENWVPRYKSMKSAAGIEPPGYFIHESAAWSDTLQRWFFLPRRASKDRYEETADERRGTNLVLSCSLDFKDIKVSRVGPHLPTHGFSSFKFVPNTDDQIILALKSEEDAGKIATYITAFTLDGRILLPETKIGDVKYEGVEFI
- the LOC124863431 gene encoding soluble calcium-activated nucleotidase 1-like isoform X2, giving the protein MPAPPGYTPLEQNESVNPLRISVGGLPMLVSMANPTDPRFRLKWRPIVVVAVSLALVLLLFMHFGSGHSYSSQSWRPCRGSAVKDTDSQYNDTYPITPPERTSQGMRYRIGVIADLDTNSASDKKLTWFSYMRRGYLLVSQSGDTVAVEWDPDRVVLESHLSEKGRGMELSDLVVFNGKLYSVDDRTGIIYHIDGDKAVPWVILPDGDGNVAKGFKAEWLAVKDEHLYVGGLGKEWTTTEGEFVNNNPEWVKVVGFRGDVQHENWVPRYKSMKSAAGIEPPGYFIHESAAWSDTLQRWFFLPRRASKDRYEETADERRGTNLVLSCSLDFKDIKVSRVGPHLPTHGFSSFKFVPNTDDQIILALKSEEDAGKIATYITAFTLDGRILLPETKIGDVKYEGVEFI